The Pyxidicoccus trucidator genomic interval CCCACTGCGCCAGGGACGTGGGCGTGGTGGTCTGCGCGGAGCGCGGCTCGGCGGGGTCCATGCGGCCCTCGCCGATGCTGCCGTACAGCTCCGCGTAGAGGTCCACCAGCCACGCCGGCATGCCCGCGCCGGCCATGCCCTTGCGCGCATCCTCCAGCGTCACCTGCACGTAGCGCACGGGCCGGCCCAGGGACTGCGTGAAGACGGCCTCCAGCTCCGCGTAGGTGACATCGGCCGGGCCATGGACGCCCACGTAGCGGTGCCCCTTCCAGCCCGCATCCAGCAGCACCTCGGCGGCCTTCGCGGCGATGTCCGCCACCGCGACGAAGGGAACGGCCTTGGTGCGGGGCACGGGCATGAACAGCGAGCCCGTCTTCGCCAGCGTCCCCACGTCGCGCAGGAAGTTCTCCATGAAGAAGCCCGGCCGGAGGAGGGTGACGTCGGCGCAGACGGCCTTGAACGCCTCTTCCACGGCCAGCAGGGCGTTCACCGGGCCGGTGCCCGAGCCATGCTGCGCGCCCACGCTGGACAGCACCACCACGCGCTTCACGCCGTGCTTCTTCACCGCCTGCGCGGCGGTGCGCGCCGTCTCCTGCGCCCAGGACACGAAGTCCGGCCCGGTCGCCGGAGGCGTCAGCCAGAACAGGGCCTCCGCGCCCACCAGCGCGCGGTCCAGCACCGCGGCGTCATCGGTGGAGCCCTCCACCAGCTTCGCGCCACGCTTCACCAGGTCGGCCACCTTGTCCGCGCTCCGGCTGATGACGGTGAGCGAGCGGCCCGCCGACAACAGGCTCAGCGCGAGGGCACGGCCGATGTTTCCGTTGGGGGTATTGATGACGATGCTCATGTGCGGCTCCGGGTGACTGCGAGATGTCCCCAAGGTGCTCGCACTCCCGTCATGAGGCCACTGCATGTTACTCATGTGCACATGAGCCCCATTCATGCCCGTCGGGCCCGTGCGCCGGCCTCCACCCCGAAGGTCTCCCCTCCCCCGCCGGCTCCGGCCGGCGCGGACCTGACCGGCATCAACCTCAACCTCATGGTGGCGCTGGACGCCTTGCTGACGGAGGCCAACGTCACCCGGGCGGCCGAGCGGGTGGGCGTCACCCAGTCCGCCATGAGCCACTCACTGCGCCAGCTCCGCGAGCTGCTGGGGGATGCGCTGCTCATCCGAGGGCGGGGAGGCATGGTGCGCACGCCGCGCGCGGAGCAGCTCGCCGCGCCGCTGCACCGGGGGCTGCTGGAGCTGCGACGGGCGCTGAGCAACGAGCCCGTCTTCGAGCCGCGCACCGCCCGGCGCCGCTTCACCCTGGCCACCGGGGACTACTTCGCCGCCACGCTGCTGCCGGAATTGCTCGCGGTGCTGGACCGCGAGGCCCCCCACGTGGACCTCGTCGTCCGCCACCTCATCCCGGACCAGGTGACGTCCCTCATGGAGAGCGGCGACGTGGACCTCTGCGTGGCCGCCTTCCCGGACTCCTCCCTCTCCCTGCGGCAACAGAAGCTCTACACGGAGGACTTCGTCTGCGTGGTCCGCGAGGGCCACCCCGCCGCCCGGACGGGGCTGGACCTGGAGACCTACCTCCGGCTGCCCCACGTCCTCATCAGCCCCCGGGGCGAGGGGGCCGGGGCGGTGGACACCGCGCTGGCGAAGCTGGGGCGCTCGCGCCGCATCGCCCTGCGCCTGCCCTACTTCCTCACCGCGCCCCTCACGGTGGTCCGCTCGGACCATGTCCTCACCGCGCCCCGCCGGCTGGTGGAGACCTTCGCCGGGGGCTGGCCCCTCCAGGTCCTCCCGCCCCCCGTGGCGCTCCGCGCCTTCGACGTCCTTCAAATCTGGCACGAGCGGTTCGACGCCGACCCGGCCCACCGCTGGCTGCGGGGCGTGGTGGCCCGCGCCGCGGGAGTCACGCGCGACCTACCCACCAGGGCCACACGGCGGGTGCGCGGGACGCAACCTTCCTGACACTCCCGGACAGCCACACTGAACGAAGATTCAAGGGTGGGAGAGCATCCCATGGGCCGACCGGTGTAGGGTGGTCCTCTATGACTTCTTCCGAGAAGCTGGTTTTCACTCAAACGGTCGAAGCGCTCTTCGTGCGCGCTCTGGAGAACCGTCTCACCCCGGCGTGCCGCGAGCACCTGCGCCGGGCGGGGCTGGACCTGGAGCAGAAGCTGGAGCGGACCTACACCTTGGAGCAGTGGAAGGAGTTCCTCCGCATCGCCGCCGGCCACGTCTATGGCGGCGTCCCCGCGGAGGCGGCGTACTACTCGCTCGGCGAGCGCTTCATGGACGCCTACTTTGGGACGTTCTTCGGCCGGGCCCTGCTAGGCGTCGTCCGGCTGGCGGGGCCCCGTCGCATGCTGTTGCGCGCCGCCATGGGCTTCCGTGCCGGCAACAACTTCAGTGACGTCGAAATCGTCGAGCGGAGCCCCACGTCCCTGGAGTTCCGGATGAACGACGTGCTGGCGGACCTGCCCACCTTCGCCTCGGGGCTGCTGGCCCGGGCGGTGGAGCTCTGTGGTGGGTGGCGGGTGGTGGCGGTACCCGAGGAGTTCGACGGCACCTCGGCCACCTTCCACATCCGCTGGTCCGAGGTCCCCGTCGAGGCGGCCCTCAGCGCCACGGAAGACGGCGGCGCGTCCCGCCCGAGGGCGTAGGCGACCCACCTGGGGCCGGCCTCTCACCGGCCCCTGTCACACCCCCGCCGGGGGCGTCCGCGAGTCCAGCGACTCCAGGAAAGCAAGCACGCGCCGTCCGCACGCCTCCGGCTGCTCCAGCGGGAACAGGTGCGCGGTGCCCGGCAGCTCCTCGGTGCGGACGCCGGGAATGGTGCGGCGCACGCGCTCCAGGCCCTCCGGGGTGAGCGTGGGCGAGTCGCGGCCCCGCACCACCAGCGTGGGCACCGTCACCGAGCGCAGCGTGCGCCACACATCCACCGGAATCGTCTCGAAGACGCGCGCCTCCCAGGCCGCGGGGATGGCCAGCCGGACGCCACCGCCGGGGGCCTCGACGAGCCCGTGGGTGAGGTAGTCCTGGAAGGACTCGGGGTCGAAGCGCTGGAAGAGGGCCTTCTTCTGGAAGCTCGCGGCCACCTCCTCGCGGGAGCCCCAGGCCTCACGGCGGCGCCGGGCGCCCCGGGCCAGGGGAATCCGGTGCCGCTGGCGCAGCAGCGCGGTGGCGCGGAGCAGCCACAGGCGCCTGCCGGTGACGAGCACGGGGTCCAGCGCCACCACGGCCCGGAACAGTCCCGGCGTCTTCACGGAGGCGAGCAGCGACGCCACGCCGCCCACGCTGTGCCCCACGCCCACGAGGCCCGTCAGGCCGCGCGCCTGGAGCGCATGGGCCAGCTCGTCGGCCAAATCCGTCCAGCTGGTCAGCGAAGCCGGGTCCGAGCCGGGTACGAGCGCACGGCTGCGCAGCGTGAGGACGCGATAGCGCGTCGTCAGCACGTCGATGAGCTTGCGGTAGCTGCCCGGAGGGAAGCCATTGGCGTGGGCCAGGTGCAGGTCGGGGCCGGTACCGCCCCAGTCGTCCAGTGGCAGGGCTTCGCGCATCGCCCTCCGAATACTCCAGGGGGCCCCGGGTGTCTCCACCCTCTTCGTCTAGACTGCTCGAGCTCCATGAGTTCGAATCCAACGCGCTTCATGCGAGGCTGGGCGCCATGCCCGGGAACGATCCGAAGCAGCACGAGGACAACGCGCTCGAGCGCGCGGAGTTCGAACGCGCCGAGGAGGAGTTCGAACGCTCGCTGCGAATCAAGCCGTCGAAGCTGGTGACGCCTCCGCAGCCAACACCCGTGATGAGCAAGATCCTCTTCCACGGGCATCCGCTCATCTGGCTGGGTGAGGAAGCGTCCGTCTTCGTCCACTTCCTCGTCGGCGAGCGAAGGCTCGACAAGCCGCTCGACGTGACGTGGACTTCTCTCGACCCGAGTGTCCTCTCGATTCGGGAGGCAGGGCGCCAGGGCCAATCCGTGATGGCAAGTCTCGTCGGCGCGTCCCCCGGAACCACCAGACTCATCGCGACGACGCAAGAAGGGCACCGCGAGGAGCTGGAAATCCGCGTCGTCGATCGCGACAGCGTCGAAATCCAGTGGTTTTGAGCCGGCGGTAGCGGAGAGGGTTCAACCGCGGCGGACGTCGTCGGCGTCGTCGGTGTCCGCATGGGCGCCGGCCCCGCCCATTCCGGCCCCGCCCATTCCGGCCCCGCCCATTCCGGCCCCGCCAGCACCACCGCCACCGCCCCCTCGGCCGCCGCCCTTGTCGCCGCCCTTGCCCCCTCCGCCAGCGCCGCCGGGACGCACTGGCCCCTGGTCGGGAATCGCGAGCCCGTTGGGGACCGGCTCGAGGTCGAGCGCCTTGCGGATGAAATCGCGCAGCGACACGACCAGCCGCGCGGTGCCGACCTTGCGCCCGGCGACCATGTCCGCCGCGGCCCCGGCGGCGAGCCGCACCTGCTCCTCGGTGCCGAGCAGAATCACGTCCGACAGCGCCGCCTCGACCGCGTCGCGGGTGCGCCGACGGCGCTCGAGCGCCGGGGACTCGAGCGGCGACGCAAGCCCGGGGCCGGAGTCGGGTTCCTGCTCGAGCGGCTCGCCGGCCGCGAGCCGCCGACGCAGGTCGCGAAGGTGGGTCGGGTCGACGACGAGCTCGCCGGTGAACGAGCCGCCGAGCGTCTTGTACGCCGCAATCAACGTCTTCAGCCGCTCGTTGATCTGGCGGTTCTCGCGTTCGCGCTGGCGCTGCACGGTCTGCATCACCAACAGGCGGATGCCGACGACGACCATCGACACCAGCACGAGGCTGGCCAGCGTCGCCGCGAGGCCGCTCCAGGAAGTGAAATCGAGGGTGCGCATCATCGAAGCGACGATAGCGCGTCCGCCGCTCAGGGCCTCGCCGCGCGGTCCAGGATGGGCTCGAGCACCGCGGCCAGGTCCCCCATCACGTTGGTGAACCCCGTGACGTAGCGGCCCGTCTTGGGCACATAGAGCATGAAGCTCTGGTATCCCGCCGTGGTCCCCAGATGCCCGATGGCGATGATTCCCTTGGACGCGAGCTGCATCACCCCGAGCCCGTATCCAATCAGCCGTGACTCGGGGTCAGGCGCCGACTGGAACGCGAACATGGCGTCCAGGGTCTCCGCGCGCTCGAAGAGTGCACCGTCGCGAAGCTGTTCCCAGAAGGTGGCGAGGTCGGAGACGGTGGTCACCAGGGCGTGACCGCCGGAAGCCCCGGCCATCGAAGGGTCGACGACGGTGAGGTCCGCCAGCTCCTCGTCGAATGGGACGTACCCACGCGCGCAGGGCGTCGGGCAGCCCAGGTCTCCCGGCTCGGGCAGAAACGTCTGCGAGAGCCCGGCTCGCTGGATGACCCGCTCGCGGACGAGCTCTCGCCAGCTTCGGCCTTCCGCCGCTGAGAGGATTTCACCGAGGAGCACGTAGTTGGTGTTCGAGTAGCCGTACTGCGCACCGGGAGGGAACGTGGGCGCCTGCGCTCCGACGACGCCGAGAATCTCCTCGAGCGTCCAGACGTGCTCCGGGTCGGACACGATGGCCATGTTCGTCTCTTCGGTGACCCACTCCGGAATGCCCGAGCGGTGACTGAGCAGCATGGCCACGGTGATGGTCTCCGCGTTCGCGATACGCTCCGTCACACTCGCCGGCAGTCGCTCCGCGAGGGTGTCGTCCAGCGCGAGCGTGCGCCGCTCGACGGACTGCAGCACGGCGGCGGCGACGAAGCTCTTGAGGACGCTGCCGGCGCGAAAGTGGTGCTGCGCGGACATGGGCAGCTTCTGCTCGACATCTCCGAGACCGGCGACTCCCAGCCACGTCTGGCCTTCCTTCGAGGTGACAGCCAGGGCGACGCCGGGAGTCACGCCCCTGGCGACGACGTCCGCGAGAGTGGCCTGCAGGTCAGCGTGCAGCGTCGTGGGCTCGTCGTCGTCGTTGTCGTCGCAACCGCTGACCGCTCCAGCCAGACAGAGGAGCAGGACGACAGAGACCACGGCGAGCGAATCACGGTGTCTGACTTCACGAATCCGGGCGTTGATGGGCATGGCCATGAAGCACCGCCCGACTGCGTGAGTGTCACCACGAGCAGGGCCCATGGGTCCGCAGGCGCCGCCCATCTATATTTCTGAGAAATTTGAATTGTCCGCAAAAACAACTTTTCCTGCCCTTCCGGGTGTTGGTCCAAGGGAGCGCAGGTATAGCGGCGGGCGGTCGCTGGAGCTCCCAAGCAGCAGCGTCCACGCCCTGTAGTCCCTCGAAAAGGAATCCCCATGCGTAAGCTTTCCATGGCGTTGTTGGTCGGTGTCACCCTCGTCGGCTGCGGTGTCGACCCGGAGGCCGAGAACCAGGAGATCGTCTCCAACCTGATTGAGGCCGGGTTTCCGGCCGAGGACATCATGGTCGCCGACGGTGCCGTATACGTGGGCCGCGACGCTCACGTGACGCTCGAGGCGTCCCGCGAGATGCTCCAGGCCCCAGCGGAGAGCGCCGAGCAGTACCGCACGACCAACCTCGTCGGCTCGAGCGTGACGAAGATCTGCGTCAACCCCACCTCCACGTTCAACACCTTCCCCCTCCTGAGCCAGGGGCTCGACCTGGCCATTGCCAACTACAATGAGCGGGGCCTCCGCATCACCTTCGCGCGCGGCCCGACCACCGGCTGCACCGCGAACATCACCGCGCAGACCATGTCCGGCACCGGCGGCTCCGCGGGCTTCCCCTCGGGAGGCCTGCCCTACGGAATCATCAACATCGGCACCGGCCTGAACAGCTACAGCGCGGACGTGAACGAGCACGTCATCACCCACGAGCTGGGCCACGCGGTCGGCTTCCGCCACTCGGACTACTACAATCGCAGCATCAGCTGCGGCGCCGGCGGCGACGAGGGAGATGCTGGCGTGGGCGTCATCCACATCCCCGGCACGCCGACCACGGCCACCGTGGGCGGCTCCATCATGAACTCCTGCTTCCGGTCGACGGAGACCGGCGAGTGGACCAGCTCCGACATCACCGCGCTGGCCTACCTCTACCCCAGCGGTGCGGTCGCGAGCTGCTCGAGCTACAACTTCATGTCCTACCGCGGGCAGAACGGGACGCAGATTCAGTGCAGCTGTGCGGCGGGGAGCGCGGGGACTGTGTGGGGGACGGACCTCTACACCGACGACTCGAATGTCTGCGTGGCGGCAGTGCACGCCGGTGCGATTCCCTCCACCGGAGGGACGGTGGTCGTCACCATCCAGCCAGGTCAGAGCAGCTACACGGGCACGACCCGCAACGGCATCACCACGAACTCCTACGGCGCCTGGGGCGGGAGCTTCTCCGTCGCCGGCCAGACGCCGCCTCCGAGCAGCTGCTCGAGCTACAACTTCATCTCCTACCGCGGGCAGAACGGGACGCAGGTCCGGTGCAGCTGTCCGGCGGTGAGCGGCGGGGCTGTGTGGGGTACGGACGTCTACACCGACGACTCGACTGTCTGCGCGGCCGCGGTGCATGCCGGTGCGATTCCCGCAACCGGCGGGACGGTGACCGTCACCATCCAGCCGGGACAGGGCAGCTACACGGGCACGACCCGCAACGGCATCACCACGTACTCCTACGGCGCCTGGGCGGGGAGCTTCACCCTCAGCCCGTAGTCGCCACACCAGCCTCCGGCAGCAGGAACGAGGGACGGTAGGAGAAAGGCACTACCGGGTCCTCGTCACGGACCTGGCCCTCCGGGAGCAGCAGCTCCCGGGGGGCAGTGCGGCTGCACGGCGTGCCCGCGTCCTTCACCGTCCCGAGAGGGCCTCCGCGCGTGGCTTGCCTTCGGCCGAGGCGGGCATTCCCATCTCCAGGAGCGCGGACAGCGTGGGCGCCACGTCCACCGGGTCTATCTCCTGGGGATACAGGCCGGGCTTCACACCCCGGCCCGCGAACACCACGGGCACCTGCGCGTCGTAGGCGTAAGGCGTGCCGTGGTTCGTCCCACGCGGGTAGTCGCTCATCACGTGGAAGGGCTTCGACATGAAGAGGACGTCCCCGCTCCGCATCGGGTAGTAGCCGCGCCGCAGCGGGGCCACCAGCCCCGCGAGGTCCGGGGCCGTGTCCAGGTCGTCCTTCGCCACCGCCGTCACCGTGAAGGGCTGCTTCGACAGCCACGCCGCCGCCGCGCGCCGCACCGCCACTCCATCCACCTGTCCCGACTCCAGGGCCTTGCCGCCCAGGTACACATCCAACGTCTGCAGCTTCACTGTCACGTCGACGCCGAACTTCTCACGCAGCTCCTGGGCCAGTCCCTTGGCCACCTCCACCGGGTGGATGCGCATGGCGGGCACGCCCGCCTGGACCCAGGCCTCCGGAATCTCCGCGCCTCCATGGTCCGCCGACAGCGCGATGACCAGGTTCGCCCTGCCTCCCGCCGCACGCTCGGCGGCGGTGATGAGCTCGCCCAGCGCCTGGTCCAACCGCAGCAGCGTGTCCTGCATCTCCCATGAGGTGGGCCCGAACGCGTGGAACACCACGTCCGTGTTGCTGAAGCTCACCGCGAGCAGGTCCGGCACGTCGTCCCGGCCCAGGCCCTCGCCCTCCATCGCCGCCTTCGCCGCCTGCACCAGCAGGTCATGTGAGCGCGGCGACACGGCGAAGGCCCGGTACGACGCGGGCCCCGGCTTCTCGAGCCCACCGTGGAGCGCATGGGGGAACGTGCGGCCCATGATGCCGTAGGGCTTCGGCGGCTCCGCGGCGCGGTCGTCCTCGCCCAGGTACTCGGCGCGCGGACGCAGCAGCTCCCACGTCTTGCCAAAGGCCGCGTCCGCCAGCTTCCGCGCGTTGAGCGCCTGCATCCACGCGGGCACCGCCTTCGCGTACCAGGTGCTCGTCACCATCTTCCCCGTGGCCTCGTCGAACCACCACGCCTGTCCCTGTCGCCCGGCCAGCGGAATCGCCGCGCGCGCCTTGAACGACAGCGCCACCACCTTGCCCCGGCCCTGCGTGGACACGCGCAGCCGGTCCGCCAGCGTCTCCGCCATCAGGTTGCCGGGGCTGGCGTCCGCCGTCGGGACGGTGACTCCGTCCAGGACGGCATACGCCGGGTCCATGTAGGCCTGCACGCGCTGGTCCGTGGCACGGTCATGGACGTCGTTGTCCACGATGCCGTGGCGCCACGGATTCGCTCCGGTGGCCAGAGTGGCGTGCCCCGGTGCGGTGCGGGCCTCCGCGTAGGCGTAGCGCGCGTAGGGGTAGAACGCCCCCGTGTCGAGCAACTTCCCCAGGCCGCCGGTGAGGCGCGGACGGTTGCGCAGGAGCAATTCACTGCCCAGTGCGTCCACGCTGATGAACAGGGTGAGCTTCGGGGCCCTGGCCGCGGCGGGCAGGGCGGACAGGACGAGGAGGGCGACGAGAAGACGGGACACGCGGGACAGACTCTCCGGCCAGAGGGTCGGAAGCAATCCAGATGCGTCCCCCGACGCTCTAATAGTGGTTCTGGTTCATCCCCGTGGCGGGACGCGTGCTGGGAGAAGAGGTCAGCGTGCTCGGAGACGAGACCGGCGTGGCCGGCAGGGCTCCCGCGGTGGCCGCACCGAACATGCGCCGGATGTTGTCGCCGAAGAGGGTGAGCGTGAGCAGGCCGATGAGCGCGACCAGCGAGAGCGCGGCCACCGCCGTCACGGCCGTACCGAGCAGCGTGGTCGCCTCCGCGCGCTGCTCGCTCCATACGCGCCGGCAGTCGCCAGTCACCACCGTCCCGTCCGACCGGCGGTAGAGCCGAGCGCAGACCTGCCCACCGGACTGAAGCAGCGTCTCCACTTCGGACGTGCTCAGCTCGCTCACGTTGTAGACATTGAGCCGGCAGGCGCCGCAGTGCCGGACGCGCGCATCACCCGTCATCTCCTCCCAGCGCATCTTGCAGGGCGTCGCGATGGTGAGCCGTTCATCCAGCGAGCGGGTAGTCATGACGGGAGACGGTACCGGCCTCGTGCGCCTCCGCACATCGGTCATTCGTCCGAAGGACGGATGACCGACCCCGCCTGCAGGTTCGATTCCCGCCGCCTCGCAGCACAACCCGCCGCTCCCAGTCTTGAACCAGCGTTCTACCCGTTGATGAGCGCGTTCGCAGGTGACCTGTTGTGGGCTCAGAGCGCCTAACAAAAGCAAGGACTGCAGCCATCGTCCGAGAGGACGAACCCCTCAAACCTGATTCTTGTTAGGCACTCTTATAGTCTTCGCCGGTTCGCACGAGAAGAAGAGCGTGAGGGTTTTTGCCGTGTCCTGTCCGAGGGCACCTTCCCACGTCGTGTCTTCTGTCGGGTCGATTTTTTCACATCCTTGCGCGGCTTTTCTCCAGACACGACTTCACGCATCTCGTCGTTGAACTGCTTGATGAACATCATCGCATTCATGAGCGCGTCCACAGGACCTTGACCGAAGATAGGCGTCACCTTGGTCAAATGCCCCTCGATCATCACTGGGGTGTACCAGCAGCGCTCCTGCGGGAAATGGACAGGCTGCCCTACCGTGAGTCTTGAAGTGCGCCGTTTACCCTCGGGAGTAGTGTATCTCCAGTAGTCATCCGCGATAGGGGCTTCGATCACGGTCAACTTCGGGCGCCAATCATCTTCAGGCACATGACACCTCAGCGGTTGGAGCGTGCACGCAAGTGACTTCCAAGGTCTTTAGTATTCGGCTCATATTCCTCGCTTGGAGTTGCGGGATCCGAGTCTGATTCCAAAGCCCTCCCTGGAGTTGCAGCCTCGCTTCGGAAGAGATTCTGGGAAGCCGTGCTCCGCCACTGGGAGGATGGTCCCGATTCAGTTACCGGCGCTCCCAAAGAAGGCCTTGAGGCAGGAGTTGTTGCGCACGCCAATAGAACCGTGCAGACGGAGAGTGCATGGAGCCGAGGCATAGGCTCCCACCAGCATATGGGTAGTTCTCTCAGCAGCCAATACCGGTGAGGGCCACCGTGTCGGTGCGGGCCGAGCCGGAGCCATAGGGTAACTGGAGGATGTAGGCCCTCAATGCGTTCGGACGCCCAGCGAAGAGCAAGGGGCATGTTGGCGTGCATGGAGAAGCCTTCAAGGAAGGAGCACCGAAGCTGCTTGCTGGGAGGGAGCAGGACATCCAGTTCCAGTAGCGAGGGCGGGTGCGAGGGCAATGACTCGGTGGTGAAGCGCAAGTACGTGCTCCGGGGCTCGGTGTCGCTGGCGGAGAAGCTCAACGCCATCGCCCAGCTCAAGCTGAAGGCCCTGTTCCAGGGTCTGGAGATGGCGGAGGCGAACGTCACCGTGGGCGAGGGCGGGACGTCTATCGACTCCGGCCGCATCGAGAAGTGCGATGACGAGCCGCACAAGTCGTGCGCGGTGAGCATCAATACCGACCCCTCCCGGAGCGGCGAGCGCAACGATGCGGGAGAGCCGCTCTGGCGCTTCGCCGGCAGCCCCGAGGGCGTCATTCCCCCGGACCGCTCCCAGCCTGTAGAGAAGGGCCGGGAGCCCTGGCGCGCACGCCGCCAGGGCCCTCACGCCGATGCTGGCACGGCGGCCCCTGCGCGGTAGCGGCCCCAAACGGGTAACATGCGCGCCAGGGGGTGAGGACATGGCTCCGAGCGTGGGCGTTGCAGGCGGACACAACGAGGTGCTGTTTCCTGGCAACCCTGGCTGCGAGAAGTTCTTCACGCTGCTGGAACAGGAACGCCTGCCGAGGCGGCTGCTCGACGGCCGGCTCACCTCCGAGTCACTGGATGGCCTCGAGTTGCTCCTGCTCGGAGGCCCCCGACTCGACCTCGAGCGCGAGGAGGCCCGGGCCATCTCGGACTGGGTCGAAGCCGGAGGGAGCCTGCTCATCACACTCGATGACGTCCAGCCCGGCCAGGTCCTCGCCTCCCTGTTCGACGGCCTCGTGTACACCCAGGTGGGGGGAAGGGTTGGAAAGCCGCACTCGGGATGGTGGCTCGACCCAATCCAGTCGGCCAGCCCCGTCCGCTACGAAGTCCCGCTCGAGCCCGGAGTGCCCGCCGACCGCAAGCGGCAACGGTCCGTCATCCAGTGGCGCCGGGGTGCGGGCGCGGTCTGTGTCTTCAGCCGTGGCTCGCGGCTCATCGGTTCCGAGTTCTCCGCGCACTTCGCGTCCTGGCTGGTGACGCTGTGGCGCCACCGCACGGCGGCCGAGGTTGCTCGCCGCCGCGCGCTGCCCCAGCGGCACCGCCTGCTCCAGGGCTATCCGATGGCGCCCCAGCTGCGGAAGGACCTCGACGAGGACAGGCTCGCGCAACTCGACGACTATCTCGGACTGGACGCGGGGAAGCCTTGCGTGGTCGGGGTGCTCCCGCACCCGTTCTGCAATCCGGCCGTCAAGGGGTGCGGGTTCTGCACCTTCCCGCAGGAGGCGTATCGCAACACCTCCGCGGAGCAGGTTGCCGCGGAAGTCGCACAGGAGCTGAGGCAGGGAATGAGGTGGGGGCGGCTCACGAACAAGCCCGTCGAAGCGCTCTACTTCGGGGGGGGCACCGCCAACCTCACCCCACCGGAGTCCTTCCGCGAGCTGTGCCGGGCCGCTCGCGCCGCGCTGCCCCTGGCCGAGGGCGCGGAAGTCACCCTGGAGGGAGTGCCCATCTACTTCAGCGCCAGGAAGCCCTCGCTGCTGGAGGTGCTGCGCGAGGAACTGCCCGACCTGTACTACCGCATCAGCATGGGCATCCAGACCTTCGATGACGCGCAGCTCGCGAGGATGGGCCGTACCGCCATCGGTGGGCCCGTAGCGGTGGAGAAGGCGGTGCTCGCCGCGAGGGACCAGGGCTTCTCCTGCTCCGGCGACCTGCTCTTCAACCTGCCCGGCCAGAGCCGTGAGCAGATGCTGGCCGACGTGGACCGGGCCATCGACCTGGGACTGGACCAGGTCTGCGTCTACCACCTGGTGCTCTTCGAGGGGCTGGGCACCGAGTGGAGCAAGCAGCCCGCGCTGCTGGCGGCGCTGCCCTCCAACACCGAGGCGTGCGCCAACTGGCTGGCGGTCCGCGAGCGACTGCTGGAGCAGGGCTTCGTCCAGACCACGCTCACCAACTTCGAGCGCGCGAGTCTGCGGGGAACGCCGCGCTCCTTCCGGTACGAGCCCTACGGCTTCTCCCCCGAGACGTACGACGTGTTCGGTTTCGGTCCCGCCGCACTCAACATCTTCGACGCGCAATTCGGGTGGCTCAAGACCGCCAACCCCGAGGGCGCGGGCGA includes:
- a CDS encoding radical SAM protein — encoded protein: MAPSVGVAGGHNEVLFPGNPGCEKFFTLLEQERLPRRLLDGRLTSESLDGLELLLLGGPRLDLEREEARAISDWVEAGGSLLITLDDVQPGQVLASLFDGLVYTQVGGRVGKPHSGWWLDPIQSASPVRYEVPLEPGVPADRKRQRSVIQWRRGAGAVCVFSRGSRLIGSEFSAHFASWLVTLWRHRTAAEVARRRALPQRHRLLQGYPMAPQLRKDLDEDRLAQLDDYLGLDAGKPCVVGVLPHPFCNPAVKGCGFCTFPQEAYRNTSAEQVAAEVAQELRQGMRWGRLTNKPVEALYFGGGTANLTPPESFRELCRAARAALPLAEGAEVTLEGVPIYFSARKPSLLEVLREELPDLYYRISMGIQTFDDAQLARMGRTAIGGPVAVEKAVLAARDQGFSCSGDLLFNLPGQSREQMLADVDRAIDLGLDQVCVYHLVLFEGLGTEWSKQPALLAALPSNTEACANWLAVRERLLEQGFVQTTLTNFERASLRGTPRSFRYEPYGFSPETYDVFGFGPAALNIFDAQFGWLKTANPEGAGDYLAARARGRTAERMLLLGGWDKRLLYLTRKVALLGIDSAAYRAWCKTELFDDFGRELTALLDAGLLAQVGERLELTPEGMFYGDTIAGTLAWRRVRSGQALDVVEPNKHRLSYDEELDASVYSAMG